GCCGCGGCCCCGCCGCGGCTCTCCGTGGTTTGGGGGATCACGCACTGCGGAGACCGAGGACTCTGGATGACAGGTAGCGGGGTGACGACTGACAGGGAGCGGCTGGCCATGATCGGACGTGCCTCCCAGACCTCCTCCACACAAGCGCAAGCCAGTCCGCGCAGGCGGACTTCGTGTCCGTTGCAGCGACTCCAGTCGCCCTGGACGGGCTCGGCTTCGCGGGTCAGGCCTGGGGCGTGTACATGGCGCCAGGCACCAGCCCGCCGCCCTCGATCACCTGCTGGTCCCACGGAAACACGATCAGCGAGCCGGTTTCCAGCGCGTGGAAGTCCGGCCGGTAGCCGCCGGGGCGCACGAAGCTGGTGGCGGTCCGGACCGCGGCCGGTCCCACCTCGCGCACCGCGGCCAGAGCCAGGCGCAGGGTGTCGCCGCTGGTGCTGATCTCGTCCACGATCAGCACGCGGCGGCCGCGGGCGCTCACGGGCGTGGGCGACAGCACGCGCGGATAGGCGTGGGCCACGCGCCCGTGCTCGCGGCGGGTGACCTTCATCGCCTCGAAGTCGCACTGCAGCATCGTCGCCACCGTGGCCGCGGGCACCACCCCCGCCGTGGCGATGCCGATGACCAGCTCCGGCTGAAACTCCTGCGCCACACGCACCGCCAGGGCGCGGCACAGCTCGCCGAACAGCTCCCACGACAGGTCGAACCGGCCGGATAGGCCACCCGCGGGCGAATGCGCGGGATGAAGCACGGTCGGAACGGCCATGGAAAGCTCCGGGAGCCGGGTTCAGAAAGGGGCCGTGCACGTTACAAGATCCATTCCCCCCATGAAAGCAAACATTTCGCGCGCGGTGGCGGGGCGCGGGCCCGGCGGATAGAATCCGGCTCATGGCAGACGACCTTCGCGCCCGCGCCGACGAGCGGTTCGAGCGCGCGCTCCGCGAGACGGGCGCGCGAGACCCGCGCAACTTCTTCCGCGACCAGCTGCGCGACCTGCGGGCGCGCGACGGCGAGGCGTTT
This Longimicrobium sp. DNA region includes the following protein-coding sequences:
- a CDS encoding phosphoribosyltransferase, which produces MAVPTVLHPAHSPAGGLSGRFDLSWELFGELCRALAVRVAQEFQPELVIGIATAGVVPAATVATMLQCDFEAMKVTRREHGRVAHAYPRVLSPTPVSARGRRVLIVDEISTSGDTLRLALAAVREVGPAAVRTATSFVRPGGYRPDFHALETGSLIVFPWDQQVIEGGGLVPGAMYTPQA